A genomic window from Chitinophaga pollutisoli includes:
- a CDS encoding FecR domain-containing protein produces the protein MHKDELIALSAKITDGTATDEEIVRFNAYYDALLATGGDVPGYPDEEALLQGIRGRTKPAGTIRLTWIKAAAAAAVLFGIVTGAWMVTRKDAPSIAETHQQQPDVKPGTNSAFLTLADGRRISLDDVQPGDVASQGNIKITKTDKGEVVYEAQPSADDAGKAASWNELSTPRGGQFRLLLPDGTKVWLNAASSLRFPATFTERERLVVLSGEGYFEVATDKKKPFVVQSASQRVKVLGTHFNIQAYTEEPLAKTSLLEGSVEVTAGAVSTKLSPGEQSRYNSKTMRIEAGPADVSAAAAWKNGYFVFNDTYLSDVIRQLSRWYDVQADFSSLPPIRYTGTIPRTVPLSSALKMLEITGNVQFEVNQNTIYAR, from the coding sequence ATGCACAAGGACGAACTGATAGCACTTTCAGCCAAAATTACCGATGGTACCGCCACGGACGAGGAGATCGTCCGGTTCAACGCGTATTACGATGCCCTGCTGGCCACCGGCGGAGACGTGCCGGGATATCCGGACGAGGAGGCCTTGTTACAGGGGATCCGCGGGAGAACAAAGCCCGCCGGCACGATACGCCTCACCTGGATAAAAGCTGCCGCAGCTGCGGCCGTATTGTTCGGCATCGTCACCGGCGCCTGGATGGTTACCCGGAAGGATGCGCCCTCCATTGCGGAAACGCACCAGCAGCAACCCGACGTGAAGCCGGGAACAAACAGCGCCTTCCTCACGCTCGCCGACGGCCGCCGCATTTCGCTGGACGACGTGCAGCCCGGCGATGTAGCCAGCCAGGGAAATATCAAAATCACCAAAACAGATAAAGGGGAAGTAGTGTATGAAGCGCAGCCTTCGGCGGATGATGCCGGAAAAGCCGCTTCCTGGAACGAGCTGTCGACCCCGCGCGGCGGGCAATTCAGGCTGCTGTTGCCGGATGGTACGAAGGTGTGGCTGAATGCCGCCTCGTCGCTGCGGTTCCCGGCCACGTTCACGGAGCGCGAACGGTTGGTGGTGCTTTCGGGAGAAGGGTATTTTGAAGTGGCGACCGACAAAAAGAAGCCTTTCGTGGTGCAGTCGGCCTCCCAGCGCGTGAAAGTCCTCGGTACGCATTTCAACATCCAGGCTTACACCGAAGAGCCCCTGGCCAAAACTTCCCTGCTGGAAGGCAGCGTGGAAGTAACCGCGGGCGCGGTTTCCACGAAGCTTTCGCCCGGCGAGCAAAGCCGGTACAATAGCAAAACCATGCGCATAGAAGCAGGACCGGCCGACGTTTCCGCCGCCGCCGCATGGAAAAACGGCTACTTTGTTTTCAATGATACTTACCTGTCGGACGTTATCCGGCAGCTGTCGAGGTGGTATGATGTGCAGGCAGATTTTTCGAGCCTTCCGCCCATCCGCTACACCGGAACCATTCCACGGACCGTTCCGCTTTCTTCCGCGCTCAAGATGCTGGAGATTACCGGCAACGTTCAATTTGAAGTCAACCAAAACACCATTTATGCCAGGTAA